One genomic segment of Candidatus Berkiella aquae includes these proteins:
- a CDS encoding cation:proton antiporter domain-containing protein, whose product MHNDIIFSIFLIFSGAAVLATLSLYTRQSLLVAYIILGVVLGPFGLKLIDDPKVLKEIGDIGIIFLLFLLGLHLEPHNLLKTLKQTTIITMMSAFAFAAIGYALAIAGGFTQADAFVVGACMMFSSTIIALKLLPTTVLHHQRTGEIVISILLMQDIIAIFTLLILHGASSGTLGWFALLRAFIALPLLIIFAFLVERYLLIKIVHRFSRIHEYLFLVAIGWCLGLGQLAEMMNLSFEIGAFVAGISIAQSPIARFIAESLRPIRDFFLILFFFSLGAKIHLSLIDQIWLPAIALAALMLVTKPVIFQQLLGRIAPSKSAGWEIGVRLGQISEFSLLVAYTAENNKLISEAAYALIQITTVITFMVSSYWVVNRYPNPIAFSEKLRRD is encoded by the coding sequence ATGCATAATGATATCATTTTTTCCATCTTTCTCATTTTTTCCGGGGCAGCCGTTTTAGCAACGTTATCGCTGTATACCCGTCAATCATTGTTGGTTGCCTACATTATTCTTGGCGTTGTACTGGGTCCTTTTGGCCTAAAACTCATCGATGATCCTAAGGTTTTGAAAGAGATTGGTGATATTGGAATCATTTTTCTCTTGTTTTTGCTAGGGCTACATCTAGAACCACATAATTTATTGAAAACCCTAAAGCAGACCACGATTATTACGATGATGAGCGCCTTTGCTTTTGCGGCAATCGGCTATGCGCTTGCCATCGCCGGTGGTTTTACGCAAGCCGATGCTTTTGTCGTTGGAGCTTGTATGATGTTTTCAAGCACTATTATTGCTTTAAAATTGCTACCAACAACCGTTTTGCACCATCAGCGTACCGGTGAAATCGTCATCAGTATTTTGTTAATGCAAGATATTATCGCTATATTTACCTTGCTGATTCTCCACGGGGCAAGTAGTGGAACCTTGGGCTGGTTTGCATTACTAAGAGCATTTATTGCTTTACCGCTCTTGATCATCTTTGCCTTTTTGGTAGAGCGTTATCTCTTAATTAAAATAGTGCACCGCTTTAGCCGGATCCATGAATATTTATTTTTAGTTGCCATTGGCTGGTGTCTTGGACTTGGCCAGCTAGCAGAAATGATGAATCTTTCATTTGAAATTGGTGCTTTTGTTGCTGGGATCTCCATTGCACAAAGTCCTATTGCCCGCTTTATCGCAGAAAGTTTACGACCTATCCGAGATTTCTTTTTGATCTTATTTTTCTTTTCACTGGGAGCCAAAATCCATCTTTCTTTGATCGATCAAATTTGGCTGCCCGCCATTGCTTTGGCTGCACTCATGTTGGTTACCAAACCCGTTATCTTCCAACAATTACTTGGGCGTATTGCCCCTTCTAAAAGTGCAGGTTGGGAAATTGGGGTCAGGTTAGGACAAATTAGTGAGTTTTCTTTATTGGTTGCTTATACGGCAGAAAATAACAAACTGATTAGTGAAGCTGCTTACGCATTGATTCAAATAACCACCGTTATTACATTTATGGTTTCGTCTTATTGGGTAGTGAACCGTTATCCAAACCCGATTGCTTTTTCTGAGAAATTGCGTCGTGATTAA
- a CDS encoding chalcone isomerase family protein: MTLIARCVFFIFLATSTHLACARESYIELLGVSLPNQMILENTKEKVILNGYAICSRWGKEIYVGALYTDAIEKRAEMLLLNDSPMAMVFFFVEDDISRSMLMDAFAEAIMINNVENDKNPIDKRLTELQEHLAETLNAGDTLAFQYSPQYGVTMLLNGKISYHWPYAKNFFNTLLRMWVGPYPISRNFKRAILNFPVS, translated from the coding sequence ATGACATTGATAGCAAGATGTGTATTTTTTATTTTTTTAGCGACTAGCACTCATTTGGCATGTGCCAGAGAAAGCTATATAGAGTTACTTGGCGTCTCCTTACCCAATCAAATGATTTTGGAAAATACCAAAGAAAAGGTCATTTTAAATGGTTACGCTATTTGTAGTCGCTGGGGAAAAGAAATTTATGTAGGCGCTCTTTATACAGATGCCATTGAAAAGCGTGCTGAGATGCTGTTATTGAATGATAGCCCAATGGCAATGGTATTTTTCTTTGTTGAAGATGATATTTCTCGTTCCATGTTAATGGACGCCTTTGCTGAAGCTATCATGATCAATAACGTCGAAAACGATAAGAATCCCATTGATAAACGCTTAACCGAGCTACAAGAGCATCTAGCTGAAACCCTCAATGCAGGAGATACGCTAGCATTTCAATATTCGCCTCAATATGGCGTTACGATGTTGTTAAATGGAAAAATTTCTTACCACTGGCCCTATGCTAAAAATTTCTTTAACACCTTATTAAGGATGTGGGTTGGGCCTTATCCAATTAGTCGGAACTTTAAGAGGGCTATTTTGAATTTTCCGGTATCTTAG
- a CDS encoding FKBP-type peptidyl-prolyl cis-trans isomerase has protein sequence MKRTLIALTTATLCFFAQQSFAAEGKAMQLKDKTDKISYSIGVDVGKSIQKQKIEINPEAFLAGFKEGQADKLTLMTEDQIRETLMALQTEMLEKHKALAKELASKNLAEGEKFLTENKKQKGVVTLPSGLQYRIIKEGKGSSPKATDTVVTHYRGKLINGTEFDSSYSRGEPAKFAVNGVIPGWVEALQLMKPGAKWELFVPAKLAYGENGVGQLIGPNSTLLFEVELVNVEGADNTASAPTTKTEKN, from the coding sequence ATGAAACGGACACTTATCGCCCTAACAACTGCAACCCTTTGTTTCTTTGCTCAACAATCTTTTGCAGCTGAAGGTAAAGCTATGCAACTAAAAGATAAAACCGATAAAATCAGCTACAGCATCGGTGTTGATGTTGGTAAAAGCATTCAAAAACAAAAAATTGAAATCAACCCAGAAGCTTTTCTTGCTGGCTTTAAAGAAGGTCAAGCAGACAAATTAACACTCATGACCGAAGATCAAATTCGTGAAACCTTAATGGCGCTACAAACTGAAATGTTAGAAAAACATAAAGCCCTTGCTAAAGAACTCGCTAGCAAAAACCTAGCCGAAGGTGAAAAATTCCTGACTGAAAACAAAAAGCAAAAAGGTGTTGTCACCCTTCCTAGCGGCTTGCAATATCGTATTATCAAAGAAGGTAAAGGTTCTTCACCTAAAGCGACTGATACGGTTGTGACCCACTATCGTGGCAAGCTCATCAACGGCACGGAATTTGATAGCTCTTATTCCCGTGGCGAACCTGCTAAATTCGCTGTTAACGGCGTTATTCCTGGTTGGGTTGAAGCATTACAATTAATGAAACCCGGCGCTAAATGGGAATTATTTGTTCCTGCTAAATTAGCTTATGGCGAAAATGGCGTTGGTCAATTAATTGGTCCTAACTCTACTTTGTTATTTGAAGTTGAATTAGTGAATGTAGAAGGCGCTGACAACACCGCTTCTGCACCAACAACCAAAACTGAGAAAAACTAA